In one window of Pseudochaenichthys georgianus chromosome 5, fPseGeo1.2, whole genome shotgun sequence DNA:
- the LOC117447014 gene encoding uncharacterized protein: protein MNVACTVPRSIYILRKADLLSGCSSLAIELQKKMPLQLIEGMSSRKRRPNWTDQECLLLAMLMQEKKDVIRGKCSTGITIQDKRKGWEEITQAINEAFPLFQRTVSDCNKKWENLMSKSREEIKRHRSQSNTEGLSMEQLSAVTQVVVSVMNLSDRQQQDGEDSLISGLVETQHNSCDEDGNQHSVDERFSTNHPLREDELPTHTGPSSSPAEQKMTVFANFPKSIAMHFSSPRAADFEASAEHQETSCSSSSPGNCTTLQERLDLEMSVLRRQEAVLKLQEEYYTLKIKMMKKTIEPPLSKD from the exons AAAAAAATGCCACTACAACTTATTGAAGGGATGTCCAGCAGGAAGAGAAGACCCAACTGGACAGACCAGGAGTGTCTTCTTCTTGCTATGCTCATGCAAGAGAAGAAGGACGTAATCAGAGGGAAGTGCAGCACTGGAATTACAATACAGGATAAAAGGAAAGGCTGGGAGGAAATAACCCAAGCCATAAATGAAGCCTTTCCACTGTTTCAGCGTACAGTATCTGACTGTAACAAAAAGTGGGAAAATCTAATGTCAAAGTCAAGGGAGGAGATCAAACGGCACAGAAGTCAATCCAACACAG AAGGTCTGTCCATGGAGCAGTTAAGTGCTGTGACTCAGGTGGTGGTTTCTGTGATGAACCTCTCAGACAGGCAGCAACAGGATGGAGAAGACTCTTTAATCTCAGGACTGGTGGAAACTCAACATAACAG TTGTGATGAAGATGGAAATCAGCACTCAGTTGATGAAAGATTCTCCACCAATCATCCCCTGAGAGAGGATGAGCTCCCGACACATACAGGACCGTCAAGTTCTCCAGCAGAACAGAAAATGACTGTTTTTGCTAACTTCCCAAAATCAATCGCAATGCATTTTAGTTCTCCTCGTGCTGCTGACTTCGAAGCTTCTGCAGAACACCAGGAAACCTCCTGCTCTTCTTCATCTCCAGGCAACTGCACAACGCTGCAAGAGCGATTGGATTTGGAAATGTCAGTACTAAGAAGACAAGAGGCAGTTCTAAAGCTGCAAGAAGAATATTACACACTTAAAATCAAGATGATGAAAAAGACGATAGAGCCGCCACTGTCAAAGGACTGA